The Pirellulaceae bacterium region GTACTCAACCAGTCGGCGCCAAAGCAGATGATGTATCATGAACGCCAGTATCAGGCAGGCTGTCCACGGTATTCGCCGCAAGTGTTGGCGACCAAGCGGAAGCAGCAAGGCGCGCATGGCACAGGTTAACAGTGTAATTGCAATTACCGCCTGCCAGCCCAGCCCCAGGCCAACTAGCACCAGTGCCATGGTCAACTGGCCGGTCTGGCCCGCAGTAACAGCTAACAGCACTCCCACTGCAGCTCCAATGCCGCCACCGATCAGGCTTACCGCAAGCGCCCCCTGCCATTCCGGTGGCTGCCCGCCAGATTCTGAACTATCCGATAGTGGAAAGCTGATTGGAATCGGCGTGAGACTTGGGTCAAGCGCTGGTGGGACAATCAACAAGAGCGCCATGATACACAGCGCCAACCAGCCGGCGCGCTGGCCATCGACGTCCATCAGTATCAAAGCCAACAGGCACGACACCAGCA contains the following coding sequences:
- a CDS encoding prepilin peptidase — encoded protein: MQWLTGLWFLTFGASIGSFLNVVAYRLPRGLSLVFQPSQCPSCKSHIRARDNIPVLGWLLLGGRCRDCRMAISPRYPLVEGLTAGIFFVLFLFQLTSGGANIPFYDVPLRTGIEWIIFAPHWQLIALYGFHCLLVSCLLALILMDVDGQRAGWLALCIMALLLIVPPALDPSLTPIPISFPLSDSSESGGQPPEWQGALAVSLIGGGIGAAVGVLLAVTAGQTGQLTMALVLVGLGLGWQAVIAITLLTCAMRALLLPLGRQHLRRIPWTACLILAFMIHHLLWRRLVEYW